Proteins co-encoded in one Streptomyces sp. SLBN-31 genomic window:
- a CDS encoding ATP-binding protein produces MASVIPSAPLGTDAAEGHPHSLGAAPGADPAGVAAERRFRFELAAHPGSPAQARRMTRARLNGWSVCEDVCDTAALVVTELVTNALVHTASSLIVCELHDGEDLVRIAVRDEGCAPGAPHPSRARPEEEHGRGLLLIDALCHAWGAHEHGPGLLVWAELPRKSEEPWHDCGPCNDLGWGARPKPGPAGGDGDGDEADAQHGTGAVGAAPTARLREGGRE; encoded by the coding sequence GTGGCAAGCGTGATTCCGTCCGCGCCCTTAGGAACAGACGCCGCCGAAGGCCACCCCCACAGCCTCGGTGCCGCCCCGGGAGCAGACCCCGCAGGGGTCGCCGCCGAGCGCCGGTTCCGATTCGAGCTGGCCGCCCATCCGGGCTCTCCCGCGCAGGCCAGACGCATGACCCGGGCGCGACTGAACGGCTGGTCGGTGTGCGAGGACGTCTGCGACACCGCCGCCCTGGTGGTCACCGAGCTGGTCACCAACGCCCTCGTCCACACCGCGAGCAGCCTCATCGTCTGCGAGCTGCACGACGGCGAGGACCTGGTGCGGATAGCCGTGCGTGACGAGGGCTGTGCGCCGGGTGCGCCCCATCCGTCGCGGGCTCGGCCCGAGGAGGAGCACGGGAGGGGACTGCTTCTTATCGACGCCCTCTGTCACGCGTGGGGAGCCCATGAACACGGCCCCGGTCTGCTGGTCTGGGCGGAGCTGCCGCGCAAGTCCGAGGAGCCGTGGCACGACTGCGGACCCTGCAACGACCTGGGCTGGGGAGCCCGCCCCAAGCCCGGCCCGGCCGGCGGCGACGGGGACGGCGACGAGGCGGACGCGCAGCACGGGACGGGGGCCGTGGGGGCCGCTCCGACCGCGCGGCTCCGAGAGGGGGGACGGGAGTGA